A DNA window from Mycolicibacter hiberniae contains the following coding sequences:
- a CDS encoding GNAT family N-acetyltransferase: MSAPPDFRLAQRRVAVVSDAAAVWQVLAEDPVGSCMVAARVADHGVDPRLIGGELWTRGGVGESLCYAGANLIPLRGTPADLTAFADKAASAIRRCSSLVGRAELVLPMWQRLAESWGPARDVRESQPLMALQSMPACPMDPEVRQVRPEELDAYLVAAVDMFIGEVGVDPRAGDGGRAYRRRVANLIAAGRAWARFDHGEVVFKAEVGSQSPTVAQIQGVWVHPDRRGCGLGTGGTAMLAGVIVGTGRIASLYVNDFNEVARSTYERVGFAQVGTFATVLLD, translated from the coding sequence ATGTCGGCTCCACCCGATTTCCGTCTCGCCCAGCGGCGGGTGGCTGTGGTGAGTGACGCCGCAGCGGTCTGGCAGGTGCTGGCGGAGGATCCGGTCGGTTCGTGCATGGTCGCGGCCCGGGTGGCCGACCACGGTGTCGATCCGCGGCTGATCGGCGGGGAGCTGTGGACGCGCGGCGGTGTGGGCGAATCGCTGTGCTACGCCGGGGCCAACCTGATTCCGCTGCGGGGAACGCCCGCCGATCTCACCGCTTTTGCCGACAAGGCGGCGAGTGCGATCCGGCGCTGCTCGTCGTTGGTCGGCCGCGCTGAGCTGGTGCTGCCGATGTGGCAGCGGCTCGCCGAATCCTGGGGTCCCGCACGCGACGTGCGCGAGAGTCAACCGCTGATGGCGCTGCAGAGCATGCCGGCGTGCCCGATGGACCCGGAAGTGCGCCAGGTGCGTCCTGAGGAACTCGACGCCTACCTGGTGGCGGCCGTCGACATGTTCATCGGTGAGGTGGGCGTGGATCCGCGCGCCGGTGACGGAGGCCGCGCCTACCGGCGGCGGGTGGCCAACCTGATCGCGGCCGGGCGGGCCTGGGCGCGCTTCGACCACGGCGAGGTGGTGTTCAAAGCCGAGGTGGGCTCGCAGTCGCCGACGGTGGCGCAGATCCAGGGTGTCTGGGTGCACCCCGACCGGCGCGGATGCGGGCTGGGGACCGGCGGCACCGCCATGCTGGCCGGGGTGATCGTGGGCACCGGGCGCATCGCCAGCCTGTACGTCAACGACTTCAACGAGGTGGCCCGGTCCACCTATGAGCGGGTGGGTTTCGCCCAAGTCGGCACCTTCGCGACCGTGTTGCTCGACTGA
- the ispG gene encoding flavodoxin-dependent (E)-4-hydroxy-3-methylbut-2-enyl-diphosphate synthase encodes MSVGLGMPAAPAPTLAPRRKTRQLMVGGVGVGSDHPVAVQSMCTTKTHDVNATLQQIAELTASGCDIVRVACPRQEDADALAEIARHSQIPVIADIHFQPKYIFAAIDAGCAAVRVNPGNIKEFDGRVGEVAKAAGAAGIPIRIGVNAGSLDQRFLAKYGKATPEALVESALWEASLFEEHGFGDIKISVKHNDPVVMVAAYQLLAEQCDYPLHLGVTEAGPAFQGTIKSAVAFGALLSRGIGDTIRVSLSAPPVEEVKVGNQILESLNLRPRGLEIVSCPSCGRAQVDVYRLANEVTAGLEGIDVPLRVAVMGCVVNGPGEAREADLGVASGNGKGQIFVKGEVIKTVPEAQIVETLIEEAMRLAAEMGEGSSGGSPTVAVS; translated from the coding sequence ATGAGCGTCGGCCTCGGAATGCCGGCCGCCCCTGCGCCCACGTTGGCCCCGCGGCGCAAGACCCGCCAGTTGATGGTGGGCGGAGTCGGGGTGGGCAGCGACCATCCGGTCGCGGTGCAGTCGATGTGCACCACCAAGACCCACGACGTCAATGCGACGTTGCAGCAGATCGCGGAGTTGACCGCCTCGGGTTGCGACATCGTGCGGGTCGCCTGCCCACGGCAGGAGGACGCCGACGCGCTGGCCGAGATCGCCCGGCACAGCCAGATCCCGGTGATCGCCGACATCCACTTCCAGCCCAAGTACATCTTCGCCGCCATCGACGCCGGCTGCGCCGCGGTCCGGGTGAACCCGGGCAACATCAAGGAGTTCGACGGCCGGGTCGGCGAGGTGGCCAAGGCGGCAGGTGCCGCCGGTATCCCGATCCGGATCGGCGTCAACGCCGGATCGCTGGACCAGCGCTTCCTGGCCAAGTACGGCAAGGCAACCCCGGAAGCGCTGGTGGAGTCCGCTCTGTGGGAAGCGTCGTTGTTCGAGGAACACGGCTTCGGCGACATCAAGATCAGCGTCAAGCACAATGACCCGGTCGTGATGGTGGCCGCCTACCAGCTGCTGGCCGAGCAGTGCGACTACCCGCTGCACCTGGGCGTCACCGAGGCCGGCCCGGCGTTCCAGGGCACCATCAAGTCCGCGGTGGCCTTCGGTGCGTTGTTGTCGCGCGGGATCGGCGACACCATCCGGGTTTCGTTGTCGGCACCTCCGGTGGAGGAGGTCAAAGTAGGCAACCAGATCCTGGAGTCGCTCAACCTGCGGCCCCGGGGTCTGGAGATCGTGTCGTGTCCCTCGTGCGGGCGGGCGCAGGTCGACGTCTACCGCTTGGCCAACGAGGTCACCGCCGGGCTTGAGGGCATCGACGTCCCGCTGCGCGTGGCGGTGATGGGTTGTGTGGTCAACGGCCCGGGTGAGGCCCGTGAGGCGGATCTGGGTGTGGCGTCCGGCAACGGCAAGGGCCAGATCTTCGTCAAGGGCGAGGTGATCAAGACCGTGCCCGAGGCGCAGATCGTCGAGACGCTGATCGAGGAGGCCATGCGCCTTGCGGCGGAGATGGGTGAGGGATCTTCGGGCGGTTCGCCCACCGTCGCCGTAAGCTGA
- a CDS encoding M50 family metallopeptidase, with protein sequence MMFAVGIALFALAILVSVALHECGHMWVARATGMKVRRYFVGFGPTLWATRRGETEYGLKAIPAGGFCDIAGMTAVEELAPDETDRAMYKQKTWKRVAVLAAGPGMNFVIGLALVYVIAVIWGLPNLHAPTTAVIGKTDCVAPEVVKGELGACEGPGPAALAGIEPGDVVVKVGDTPVSTFEEMAAAVRKQHGRTPFVVERNGAELTKYVDVAPTQRWIADGPDREAVPSTVGAIGVGAAQFGPAQYNPVTAVPATFTFSGDLAVLLGKSLANIPSKVGALVNAIGHPSGPRDPETPISVVGASIIGGDTVDHGLWVAFWFFLAQLNFILGVLNLVPLLPFDGGHIAIALFEKLRNMVRAARGKVAAAPVNYLKLMPATYVVLAVVAGYMLLTVTADLVNPIRLF encoded by the coding sequence ATGATGTTCGCGGTCGGCATCGCGCTGTTCGCGCTGGCCATCCTGGTTTCGGTGGCTTTGCATGAATGCGGCCACATGTGGGTGGCGCGGGCCACTGGCATGAAGGTGCGCCGCTACTTCGTCGGCTTCGGACCCACGCTGTGGGCGACACGGCGAGGCGAGACCGAATACGGCCTCAAGGCGATCCCGGCCGGCGGCTTCTGCGACATCGCCGGGATGACCGCCGTGGAAGAACTGGCGCCCGACGAAACCGACCGTGCCATGTACAAGCAGAAGACCTGGAAGCGGGTCGCCGTGCTGGCCGCCGGTCCCGGCATGAACTTTGTCATCGGTCTGGCGCTGGTCTACGTCATCGCGGTGATCTGGGGCCTGCCGAACCTGCACGCACCCACCACCGCCGTCATCGGGAAAACGGACTGTGTAGCACCGGAAGTCGTCAAGGGAGAACTGGGTGCCTGCGAGGGTCCCGGCCCGGCCGCACTTGCTGGAATCGAGCCCGGTGACGTGGTGGTCAAGGTCGGGGACACGCCGGTGTCGACGTTCGAGGAGATGGCCGCGGCGGTACGCAAACAGCACGGCCGGACCCCGTTCGTCGTCGAGCGCAACGGCGCCGAGCTGACCAAGTACGTCGACGTGGCGCCCACCCAGCGCTGGATCGCCGACGGCCCCGATCGTGAGGCCGTGCCCAGCACCGTCGGCGCGATCGGCGTCGGGGCCGCCCAGTTCGGGCCCGCGCAGTACAACCCGGTCACCGCGGTCCCGGCGACGTTCACCTTCAGCGGCGACCTGGCGGTGCTGCTGGGCAAGTCGCTGGCCAACATCCCCTCCAAGGTCGGCGCGCTGGTGAACGCCATCGGCCACCCGAGCGGGCCGCGTGACCCCGAAACCCCGATCAGCGTGGTGGGAGCGTCGATCATCGGCGGCGACACCGTCGATCACGGGCTGTGGGTGGCGTTCTGGTTCTTCCTGGCCCAGCTGAACTTCATCCTGGGCGTGCTGAACCTGGTGCCGCTGCTGCCGTTCGACGGCGGGCACATCGCGATCGCGTTGTTCGAAAAGCTGCGCAACATGGTTCGAGCCGCCCGCGGCAAGGTGGCCGCGGCGCCGGTGAACTATCTCAAGCTGATGCCGGCCACATACGTAGTCTTGGCGGTGGTGGCCGGTTACATGCTGCTCACCGTGACCGCTGACTTGGTCAACCCGATCAGGCTGTTTTGA
- the dxr gene encoding 1-deoxy-D-xylulose-5-phosphate reductoisomerase, with protein sequence MSTGRRIKVLLLGSTGSIGTQALQVVAANPDRFEIVGLAAGGGNPALLAAQRAETGVANIAVADAQVGEALDAPYRGPDAVTSLVYDTEADVVLNALVGALGLRPTLAALETGARLALANKESLIAGGPLVMRAAEPGQIVPVDSEHSALAQCLRGGTPDEVAKLVLTASGGPFRGYTAAELEHVTPEQAGAHPTWSMGPMNTLNSASLVNKGLELIETHLLFGVPYDCIDVVVHPQSIVHSMVTFTDGSTIAQASPPDMRLPIALALGWPARVPGAAAACDFSTAAAWEFEPLDDAVFPAVQLARHAGQTGGCMTAVYNAANEEAAEAFLAGRIGFPAIVGTIAEVLGAADQWAAQPATVDEVLDAQRWARERAARAVEAAATRKVGSTR encoded by the coding sequence GTGAGTACGGGCCGCCGCATCAAAGTTCTGCTGTTGGGCTCCACCGGCTCGATCGGAACCCAGGCGTTGCAGGTCGTCGCGGCGAACCCGGACCGATTCGAGATCGTCGGACTGGCGGCCGGCGGCGGTAACCCGGCGCTGCTCGCAGCGCAGCGGGCCGAGACCGGGGTCGCCAACATCGCCGTCGCCGACGCGCAGGTCGGCGAAGCACTCGACGCCCCCTACCGCGGGCCCGACGCCGTCACCAGCCTGGTGTACGACACCGAGGCCGATGTGGTGCTCAACGCGCTGGTCGGCGCGCTCGGGTTGCGGCCCACCCTGGCCGCGCTCGAGACCGGTGCGCGGCTGGCCCTGGCCAACAAGGAGTCGCTGATCGCCGGCGGCCCGCTGGTGATGCGGGCGGCCGAGCCCGGCCAGATCGTGCCGGTGGATTCCGAGCACTCCGCGCTGGCGCAGTGTCTTCGGGGCGGCACCCCCGACGAGGTGGCCAAACTGGTGCTCACGGCCTCGGGTGGGCCGTTTCGGGGCTACACCGCCGCCGAGTTGGAGCACGTGACCCCCGAGCAGGCCGGCGCCCACCCGACGTGGTCGATGGGCCCGATGAATACGTTGAACTCGGCGTCCCTGGTGAACAAGGGTCTCGAGCTCATCGAGACCCACTTGCTGTTCGGCGTTCCTTACGACTGCATCGACGTGGTGGTGCACCCGCAGTCGATCGTGCATTCCATGGTCACGTTCACCGATGGGTCGACGATCGCCCAGGCCAGCCCGCCGGACATGCGGCTCCCCATCGCCCTGGCCCTGGGCTGGCCCGCCCGGGTCCCCGGCGCGGCGGCGGCCTGTGACTTCTCCACCGCCGCCGCGTGGGAGTTCGAACCGCTCGACGACGCCGTCTTCCCCGCGGTGCAGCTGGCCCGCCACGCCGGGCAGACCGGTGGCTGCATGACCGCGGTCTACAACGCCGCCAACGAAGAGGCGGCAGAGGCCTTCCTCGCCGGCCGGATCGGCTTCCCGGCGATCGTGGGCACCATCGCCGAGGTTCTGGGCGCCGCCGACCAGTGGGCCGCGCAACCCGCTACCGTGGATGAGGTACTCGACGCGCAGCGCTGGGCCAGGGAGCGTGCGGCTCGCGCCGTCGAGGCTGCAGCTACGAGAAAGGTCGGAAGCACTCGATGA
- a CDS encoding VOC family protein has protein sequence MTPSNPTVWLTLQAHDAAKLIDYYVETFGFVVTARYGETGDTVAHAELRWPEGVGAIMLGSHKPGNDWCREPGTAGGYVVTSDPDALYQRVLEHNAEVVMPLSDTDYGAREFAVRDPEGNLWSFGNYAGAQ, from the coding sequence ATGACACCTTCGAATCCGACCGTCTGGCTGACCCTGCAAGCGCATGACGCCGCGAAGCTCATCGACTACTACGTCGAGACCTTCGGCTTCGTCGTCACGGCCCGCTACGGCGAGACCGGCGATACCGTCGCGCACGCCGAACTGCGCTGGCCGGAGGGCGTCGGCGCCATCATGCTCGGCAGTCACAAGCCCGGTAACGACTGGTGCCGCGAACCGGGCACCGCGGGCGGCTACGTCGTCACCAGCGATCCCGACGCCCTCTACCAACGGGTCCTGGAGCACAACGCCGAGGTAGTCATGCCGCTGAGCGACACCGACTACGGCGCGCGTGAGTTCGCGGTCCGCGACCCGGAGGGCAACCTCTGGAGCTTCGGCAACTACGCGGGAGCACAATAG
- a CDS encoding helix-turn-helix transcriptional regulator, whose product MVGYRAFDVPDGVHRGMPSSTLTFIVSLDEGVRAAASLDALAAARPAPVLLGGLQTHAARVAQTSGQAGVQLAVHPLASRALFGVPAAELSVSDFDGAPMLGRRALRLHEQLAAVQSWPEVFGVVSGYLAEQYRRRDAAVRPELIFAWQLLARSRGRMPVARVAEQTGISQRHLATLFRREVGHSPKAVAILMRFEYATARLADEARRHGSVDLAGVAAAAGYADQAHLTREFVRYAGVSPGAWLTEEFQNIQDGGHAQRSQWGHDTFESDRLADPASA is encoded by the coding sequence ATGGTCGGCTATCGCGCGTTCGATGTCCCCGACGGCGTCCACCGCGGAATGCCCTCATCGACGCTGACCTTCATCGTCAGCCTCGACGAGGGGGTGCGCGCTGCCGCGTCGCTCGACGCCTTGGCAGCCGCACGGCCCGCTCCGGTGTTACTCGGCGGGCTGCAGACCCACGCGGCCCGGGTGGCGCAGACCAGCGGGCAGGCCGGGGTCCAGCTGGCGGTGCATCCGCTGGCGTCGCGCGCGCTGTTCGGTGTACCGGCCGCCGAACTGAGCGTCAGCGACTTCGACGGCGCACCGATGCTGGGCCGGCGGGCGCTGCGCCTGCACGAGCAACTGGCCGCCGTGCAGTCCTGGCCGGAGGTGTTCGGGGTCGTCTCGGGCTATCTGGCGGAGCAGTATCGCCGGCGGGACGCCGCCGTGCGCCCCGAGCTGATCTTCGCCTGGCAGCTGTTGGCGCGCAGCCGGGGCAGGATGCCGGTGGCACGGGTCGCGGAGCAGACCGGAATCAGTCAGCGGCATCTGGCCACCCTGTTTCGCCGCGAGGTCGGTCACAGTCCCAAAGCGGTGGCCATACTGATGCGCTTCGAATACGCGACCGCCCGACTGGCCGACGAGGCCCGCCGGCACGGCAGTGTCGACCTGGCCGGAGTCGCGGCCGCGGCCGGGTACGCCGATCAGGCGCATCTGACCCGCGAGTTCGTTCGGTACGCCGGCGTGTCCCCGGGAGCCTGGCTGACCGAAGAGTTCCAAAACATTCAAGACGGCGGCCACGCCCAGCGGTCACAGTGGGGGCATGACACCTTCGAATCCGACCGTCTGGCTGACCCTGCAAGCGCATGA
- a CDS encoding DUF2631 domain-containing protein, which yields MASTEVERHTGVDPVEVPSAAWGWSAINYRTWHIVGFVIVGFLLLMLRGNHIGHVEDYFLLGFAALTLFVVVRDIIGRNRGRLR from the coding sequence GTGGCCAGTACCGAGGTGGAGCGCCACACCGGGGTCGACCCCGTCGAGGTGCCGTCTGCGGCGTGGGGTTGGAGCGCGATCAACTACCGCACCTGGCACATCGTGGGTTTTGTCATCGTCGGCTTCCTGCTGCTCATGCTGCGCGGAAACCACATCGGCCACGTCGAGGACTACTTCCTGCTGGGATTCGCCGCGCTGACGCTGTTCGTCGTCGTGCGCGACATCATCGGCCGCAACCGCGGCCGGCTGCGCTGA
- the rlmN gene encoding 23S rRNA (adenine(2503)-C(2))-methyltransferase RlmN, which yields MTQQLVFTAPKRALPPRHLADLDSAGRAAAVADLGLPAFRANQLAQQYYGRHIADPQQMTDLPAAVRSAVAEALFPTLLTAASHIECDSGQTQKTLWRAHDQTKFESVLMRYPRRNTVCISSQAGCGMACPFCATGQAGLTRNLSTAEILEQVRAAAVALREQGATRPAGDRLSNIVFMGMGEPLANYARVVAAVRRITEPPPNGFGISARSVTVSTVGLAPAIRKLADERLGVTLALSLHTPDDELRDTLVPVNNRWKVAEVLDAARYYADVTGRRVSVEYALIRDVNDQPWRADLLGKKLQKALGQLVHVNLIPLNPTPGSEWDASPKPAEREFVRRVRAQGVECTVRDTRGREIAAACGQLAAEGR from the coding sequence ATGACGCAACAGTTGGTGTTCACCGCGCCCAAACGAGCCCTGCCGCCGCGCCATCTGGCCGACTTGGATTCGGCCGGTCGGGCAGCGGCCGTCGCGGATCTGGGATTGCCGGCGTTTCGGGCCAATCAGCTCGCCCAGCAGTATTACGGCAGGCACATCGCCGACCCGCAGCAGATGACCGACCTGCCCGCCGCGGTGCGTTCTGCGGTGGCAGAGGCCCTGTTTCCCACGCTGCTGACCGCTGCCAGCCACATCGAGTGTGATTCGGGCCAGACCCAAAAGACGTTGTGGCGGGCGCACGACCAGACGAAGTTCGAGTCGGTGCTGATGCGCTATCCGCGCCGCAATACCGTGTGCATCTCCTCGCAGGCCGGCTGCGGCATGGCGTGCCCGTTCTGCGCCACCGGCCAAGCCGGCCTCACGCGCAACCTGTCCACCGCCGAGATTCTCGAGCAGGTGCGGGCTGCGGCAGTGGCATTACGGGAACAGGGTGCCACTCGGCCCGCGGGGGACCGGCTGTCCAACATCGTGTTCATGGGCATGGGGGAGCCGCTGGCCAACTACGCCCGGGTGGTGGCAGCCGTGCGGCGGATCACCGAGCCGCCGCCGAACGGCTTCGGGATCTCGGCACGATCGGTGACGGTGTCCACCGTCGGACTGGCGCCGGCGATCCGCAAGCTCGCCGACGAGCGCCTCGGGGTGACGCTCGCGCTGTCGCTGCACACCCCCGACGACGAGCTGCGCGACACCCTGGTGCCGGTCAACAACCGGTGGAAGGTCGCCGAAGTTCTTGACGCCGCACGCTACTACGCGGACGTGACCGGTCGGCGGGTGTCGGTGGAATACGCGCTGATCCGCGACGTCAACGACCAGCCCTGGCGGGCCGACCTGTTAGGGAAGAAGCTGCAGAAGGCGCTGGGGCAGCTGGTGCACGTCAACCTGATTCCGCTCAATCCCACGCCGGGCAGCGAATGGGACGCCAGTCCCAAGCCGGCGGAGCGGGAGTTCGTGCGACGCGTGCGGGCTCAGGGCGTGGAATGTACGGTCCGCGACACCCGCGGCCGCGAGATTGCTGCCGCGTGCGGCCAGCTGGCGGCCGAAGGTCGGTAG
- a CDS encoding phosphatidate cytidylyltransferase, whose amino-acid sequence MANHETGVDAAVPQPKQSRAGRNLPAAIAVGVLLAGTLVYTLLFAPRFWVLILAVAAPVGTHEITRRLREAGYDVPFIPLALGGQAMLWLSLPFGARGVLGAFGATVVICMIWRLVHRGLNHTPVNYLRDMSAMILIAVWVPLCMSFAALLVFRDNGPGRVLCLLFPVVFSDVGGYAVGVLFGKHPMAPAISPKKSWEGLAGSLVAGTAAAVFAVTMFLDRPWWVGLPLGLLLVFTGVFGDLIESQVKRDLGIKDMGRLLPGHGGIMDRLDALLPAAVVTWIVLAVLP is encoded by the coding sequence GTGGCCAACCATGAGACCGGCGTAGACGCCGCGGTTCCGCAACCGAAGCAATCCCGAGCCGGACGCAACCTTCCGGCGGCCATCGCCGTAGGCGTGCTGCTGGCCGGGACACTGGTCTACACGCTGCTGTTCGCCCCGCGCTTCTGGGTGCTGATTCTTGCGGTGGCCGCGCCGGTCGGCACGCACGAGATCACCAGGCGGCTGCGCGAGGCCGGCTACGACGTGCCGTTCATACCGTTGGCCCTCGGCGGCCAGGCGATGCTGTGGCTGTCGCTGCCGTTCGGGGCCAGGGGAGTGCTCGGCGCATTCGGCGCCACCGTCGTGATCTGCATGATCTGGCGGCTGGTGCATCGCGGGCTCAACCACACCCCGGTCAACTATCTGCGGGACATGTCGGCGATGATCCTGATCGCCGTGTGGGTGCCGCTGTGCATGAGCTTCGCGGCCCTGCTGGTCTTCCGCGACAACGGACCGGGCCGGGTGCTGTGCCTGCTGTTTCCGGTGGTCTTCTCCGACGTCGGCGGGTACGCCGTCGGTGTGCTGTTCGGCAAGCACCCGATGGCGCCGGCGATCAGCCCGAAGAAATCGTGGGAGGGGCTGGCCGGCTCACTGGTTGCCGGCACTGCCGCGGCCGTGTTCGCGGTGACGATGTTCCTCGACCGGCCGTGGTGGGTGGGTCTGCCGCTGGGACTGCTGCTGGTCTTCACCGGGGTCTTCGGCGACCTCATCGAATCTCAGGTCAAACGGGATCTGGGCATCAAGGACATGGGCCGTCTGCTGCCCGGTCACGGCGGCATCATGGACCGGCTGGACGCGCTGTTGCCGGCGGCGGTGGTCACCTGGATCGTCCTGGCCGTTCTGCCCTGA
- the frr gene encoding ribosome recycling factor → MIDEALFDAEEKMEKAVSVARDDLSTIRTGRANPGMFSRIAIDYYGSMTPITQLCSINVPEARLVVIKPYEASQLGPIENAIRNSDLGLNPGNDGSVIRVAVPQLTEERRRELVKQAKAKGEDAKVSVRNIRRKAMEELHRIRKDGDAGEDEVGRAEKDLDRSTHQFVTQIDELVKHKEGELLEV, encoded by the coding sequence ATGATCGACGAGGCTCTCTTCGATGCCGAGGAGAAAATGGAGAAGGCCGTGTCGGTGGCCCGTGACGATCTCTCGACCATCCGGACCGGCCGGGCCAACCCGGGCATGTTCTCGCGGATAGCCATCGACTACTACGGGTCGATGACCCCCATCACCCAGCTGTGCAGCATCAACGTGCCCGAGGCGCGCCTGGTGGTGATCAAGCCCTACGAGGCGTCGCAGCTGGGCCCCATCGAAAACGCGATCCGCAACTCCGACCTCGGCCTGAACCCGGGCAACGACGGCTCGGTGATCCGGGTGGCCGTGCCGCAGCTCACCGAGGAGCGCCGCAGGGAGCTGGTCAAGCAGGCCAAGGCCAAGGGCGAGGACGCCAAGGTCTCGGTGCGCAACATCCGCCGTAAGGCGATGGAGGAGCTGCACCGTATCCGCAAAGACGGCGACGCCGGCGAGGACGAGGTCGGCCGGGCGGAGAAGGATCTGGACAGGTCCACCCACCAGTTCGTGACGCAGATCGACGAACTGGTCAAGCACAAGGAAGGCGAGCTGCTGGAGGTCTAG
- the pyrH gene encoding UMP kinase yields MTESTSTDEGHQDGRPRYSRVLLKLGGEMFGGGQVGLDPDVVAQVARQIAEVVRGGVQVAVVIGGGNFFRGAQLQQRGMERMRSDYMGMLGTVMNSLALQDFLEKEGIDTRVQTAITMGQVAEPYIPLRAQRHLEKGRVVIFGAGMGLPYFSTDTTAAQRALEIGAQVVLMAKAVDGVFTADPRTHPDAELLTSITHRQALEQGLKVADATAFSLCMDNGMPILVFNLLTDGNIARAVAGEKIGTLVTS; encoded by the coding sequence ATGACGGAGTCGACGAGTACCGACGAAGGCCACCAGGACGGTCGCCCCCGCTATTCGCGGGTGTTGCTCAAGCTCGGTGGCGAGATGTTCGGCGGCGGCCAGGTGGGGCTCGACCCCGACGTGGTTGCCCAGGTCGCACGCCAGATCGCCGAAGTGGTCCGGGGCGGTGTGCAGGTCGCTGTCGTGATCGGCGGCGGCAACTTCTTCCGTGGCGCCCAGTTGCAGCAGCGCGGCATGGAGCGGATGCGCTCGGACTACATGGGCATGCTCGGCACTGTGATGAACAGCCTTGCGTTGCAGGACTTCCTGGAAAAGGAAGGTATCGACACCCGGGTGCAGACCGCGATCACCATGGGCCAGGTCGCCGAGCCCTACATTCCGTTGCGGGCACAGCGGCACCTGGAGAAGGGCCGGGTGGTGATCTTCGGGGCCGGCATGGGGCTGCCGTATTTCTCCACCGACACCACCGCGGCGCAGCGGGCGCTGGAGATCGGCGCTCAGGTGGTGCTGATGGCCAAGGCGGTCGACGGGGTGTTCACCGCCGACCCGCGGACACACCCCGACGCCGAGCTGCTCACCTCGATCACCCATCGCCAGGCGCTCGAGCAGGGACTGAAGGTGGCCGATGCCACTGCCTTCAGCCTGTGCATGGACAATGGCATGCCGATCCTGGTGTTCAACCTGTTGACCGACGGAAATATCGCGCGGGCGGTCGCGGGTGAGAAGATCGGGACACTGGTCACCAGCTGA
- a CDS encoding ArsR/SmtB family transcription factor produces MVSAVPNSLHQVKAEFFKTLGHPARIRILELLAERDHTVGELLPEIEIEASNLSQQLGVLRRAGVVTAVKDGSAVVYSIASPVLTELLAVARKALTGLLSDQVAILDDLRAGQ; encoded by the coding sequence ATGGTTTCGGCTGTGCCGAACTCGCTGCATCAGGTCAAGGCCGAGTTCTTCAAGACCCTCGGGCACCCCGCCCGGATCCGGATCCTGGAGCTGCTGGCCGAACGCGACCACACCGTCGGCGAGCTGCTGCCCGAGATCGAGATCGAGGCCTCGAATCTGTCGCAGCAGCTCGGCGTGCTGCGCCGCGCCGGCGTGGTGACGGCGGTCAAGGACGGCAGCGCAGTGGTCTATTCCATCGCCTCGCCCGTACTCACCGAGCTGCTCGCCGTGGCACGCAAGGCCCTGACCGGACTTCTCTCCGACCAGGTCGCCATCCTCGATGACCTGCGGGCCGGCCAATGA